From the Montipora capricornis isolate CH-2021 chromosome 2, ASM3666992v2, whole genome shotgun sequence genome, one window contains:
- the LOC138037183 gene encoding uncharacterized protein, whose amino-acid sequence MLDAALEDNLHFQVDFLNSRTVTVKDKTKNVFEFLQDYGNENCEEDDNCTPTRKNDEGDTTESRMVRHRRCGVVLSEEEYQNTGIANLGYQNESVEPEIRVELSCDTISLNDAFTDEVLNDTIPRTKKVSFCEGKVGVTAQDVEEELTFVKNNEDHSVKCAGEQMNVGSLAKKAQQEKINTLEERNEPLKNDAGEEFVGVVTCDPSPSGKTFRTKPKTAKDWLIDPRLYKVSVIVTCTRLVQDAVFGYLPLYLTETMGFEVEAIAYFPLVLLGSAALASIVSDKLNNRIGSKWTYILTSCLVMGGSVYCFFQSPSKRQFMYAPVTLIGIGMSIMFVMSLAYTADLVKESKESSGFALSVMIIIGRISSGALFMTIQELYPENDLKTSTSNFVRYVFSVVPGILALTGCLLVLFFQPSMICCSKQGSLNEVVIQSEKTDTRLDLEKKKQQM is encoded by the exons GCTTGAAGACAACTTGCATTTCCAGGTTGATTTTCTGAACAGCAGAACAGTGACTGTCAAAGATAAAACGAAAAACGTATTTGAATT tttacagGACTATGGCAACGAAAACTGTGAAGAAGATGACAACTGTACCCCAACGAGAAAAAACGATGAAGGAGATACAACAGAGAGCCGGATGGTCCGCCACCGACGATGTGGTGTTGTGTTATCCGAAGAAGAGTACCAAAATACGGGAATAGCGAATCTTGGATACCAAAACGAATCCGTTGAGCCAGAGATCCGTGTGGAGCTATCATGTGACACTATTTCCCTAAACGATGCTTTCACAGATGAAGTACTCAATGATACAATTCCAAGAACCAAAAAAGTCAGTTTTTGTGAGGGAAAGGTTGGGGTAACTGCGCAAGACGTTGAAGAAGAGTTaacatttgtgaaaaataatgAAGATCATTCTGTCAAGTGCGCCGGCGAACAAATGAATGTGGGAAGCTTGGCAAAGAAAGCACAGCAGGAAAAAATCAATACTTTAGAGGAACGAAATGAACCTTTGAAAAATGATGCAGGAGAAGAGTTCGTCGGCGTGGTTACTTGTGATCCCTCGCCCTCTGGCAAAACCTTCAGGACAAAGCCAAAGACAGCGAAGGATTGGCTGATAGATCCTCGCTTATACAAG GTCTCCGTTATTGTTACGTGCACGCGCCTTGTACAAGATGCTGTTTTCGGATATTTACCATTGTACTTGACAGAGACAATGGGTTTTGAAGTG GAAGCAATAGCGTACTTTCCTCTTGTTCTCCTTGGGAGTGCAGCTTTGGCTAGTATTGTCTCCGATAAGCTAAATAACAGAATTGGAAGCAAG TGGACCTATATTCTGACTTCTTGTTTAGTGATGGGTGGATCAGTGTACTGTTTTTTCCAGAGTCCGTCTAAAAGACAGTTTATGTATGCGCCCGTTACGCTGATTGGAATCGGCATGTCCATCATGTTTGTTATGAGTCTAGCGTATACGGCGGATTTGGTCAAAGAAAGTAAG GAGAGCAGTGGATTTGCATTGTCAGTCATGATCATTATAGGAAGGATATCAAGTGGTGCATTGTTTATGACCATACAAGAATTGTACCCGGAAAACGA CCTCAAGACAAGTACAAGTAACTTTGTACGTTACGTCTTTTCGGTTGTTCCTGGAATCCTCGCGCTAACGGGCTGCCTGCTTGTTTTGTTCTTCCAACCATCGATGATTTGTTGCAGTAAACAAG GATCACTTAATGAGGTTGTGATTCAAAGTGAGAAAACCGATACGCGTCTCGACCTTGAAAAGAAGAAACAACAGATGTAA